One Vitis vinifera cultivar Pinot Noir 40024 chromosome 15, ASM3070453v1 genomic window, CCACCTGTCACGCCCACTCCATCATCCCTGTCCCTGCTGACTCGTTTTGGCGCCCTAGTTTCAATGGAGAACAACAGCGCTAAGAGCTCTTCCTTCTCTGCTTTTGCTCATTCCAGTAGAAGGTAATTCTTTTCTTACCCTCTGTTTGGTTTCCCAAGAAAACCCCGGAAACGAAAAGAATCGAAATTTATGTTCAAAAAATGAAAGACTCGAATGGACTAAGTTAAATAGCTGTATTAGGCGCAGTTAGGCCTTAATTCTTTTGTTTctattctgtttggttgccgataaaattgtggaaaagaatatgacttttatgttttatgttgcTTTTTCTCtctggaaaatgaaaaattcgATTCGAAAAAGTCAACTGGTTGTGTTAAAGTGAAAAATCTGAGATGCAAAAATTTAACCTTTCTTTTCCTGAACTTTCTCACCAATCAAACGGGTCGATGATGGTGATTTAGCTTACGCGGTATTTTTACTTTTGTGGTAGTGGTGGTAGGGGAAGAGGTGGGACCATGAGGGATGATCGAGAAAGATCAAGAGGccgtggtggtggtggtggcggtTCTGGCAAAGATAAAATTGACGCTCTTGGGAGACTGTTGTAAGCATGACTAAaccttctaattttatttcaatttcattCTCTCAGTTGTTGAGTTTCAACTGTGAATTCTCAAGTAAATTATGCTTATTTTTGGTGCTtgtaaattaaaagatattccACAAATATTTAACTATTGAGCTTTATTTGcatccttttgttttcttttaccCTTCTTTTGGGTTGGTCAGAAAACCAGGGAAAAAAAAGATGgaagtaatatttttttgataggtaaaagcacAGCAAGATAGTATATAGAATAAAGGGCACCCAAAGGCCGACCCAAAGCATGCAGGGAGAATAAGGCTCCTAAAGGCAAGAGcaaaaaagaagaggggaaACAAAAAACTTAACCACCCTCATCTAGAatccaaccaatcaaaaaaattgaataaaggTAAAGGTCCTtcatctataaacaacttagtctaagaccaaaaaagaaggaagtaATATTTTGATCTCGAGTCTTGTCTTATTTCAGTTTCTAGCAAAATCAAAAGCCAACTCAACTTATACTTGGGTTCTATTCTTATTATGTACTCTccaatgaatattttgattttatcagATTTCAACTGAGATATAGAAGtgtattttgttttctcattctgtCTTTTTCTCTATGGCCAAACATCATGGTCCTTTTGATTACTGTTAAAtaggaggaaaaagaaaatgaaagcttGGAAGCTTGCTTTCATCATTCCAACCTCCACCTGTTCAGAATTCCAACTTGTCAtgtcatatttttgtttttcaacattCAGAGGAAGTGCTGGGGTTAATAGTGAATTTTAAGACAACTCATTGTGTATGTTATCTTAGCAGTTTGTTCTATGTGATATTCTCAGGACTCGTATATTACGGCATATGGCATCTGAGTTAAACTTGAATATGCGGAGCGATGGGTATATCAGAGTTGAAGATTTGCTAAAGCTGAATATGAAAACATTTGCCAATATCCCATTAAGATCGCACACAATTGATGATATTAGGGAGGTTggttttttaaatacttttaaaatctCTTTCTCTGTCCCCATTTAACTAGCTATCTGTTTGTGTTTGGCTAAAATATATTCTAGGAGTTATTCTGTAAAAGTTCCTATTGTCATGtacattttgttgataacaGTTGTATGCCTATTCAAAATGATGGAACAAGgcttcattatttatttttgggatgccattttcaaaaacatgttGGACACAAGTGTTACTCATTTTCTCTTAACTAAACAAAGTCTAATTTACCTGCATAATTTCACATTTCCTGATTTGTTATTCAATCTAAACAGATGTGGCATAAGTGAACTGTGTTTTACAATATTACCCATATTTGTCATGCATTCATTATTTGGACCttctattttcttatgtttgttttttttttcccttccacCTGTTGTAAAAGGTTTGATCCTATATTGCTTATGTTGAGACTATGTTTCATTCTTTTTCAGTGGACCAAAGTGAGTCTAACTGAATGAGGTTTGAAATCCATCCCTAATACTGTATATTTATTCTGCCAGCCAATTTTACATCACAGATTTTAACACATGGAAATTTCTAAGGCTGGGTTATTTCCATGTCAAGCACTCCTCTAGTGCACCTGGAAACATGTCAGACTTGTGCATAAGGCCTATGAATACATAGGGACATAGTcccttttttcttaatataaatgttatgtttaattgtaaataaagtaataattgaaataaaagaataataagaGAGGAGGGGTAGGAGGAGGATGTGTATGTAGCTACATTCATACTCCCCATGTCTATGTTTACCTCCTTTTAAGAATTTGTTCTGTTGGCTCATCCTTGgtgttgtcgcctcgcgtatccggtggtccacgttgctgctagatggatggacacgcgattctcaacacacaaagggttcttgattcagcggttgtacctgcaaaaggcatccggacagggtgtccggacacaccctccgatggttttgttagccatggtaagagaggaagatatatgaggcagttggctttttactaggtatcaggaGGTTACTCAGAGAGGGAGAGCCCGAGTTCTTCTTCGTGTGAAGACTTATATATACAGCTTTaagggtactgttcctctcattaatggtgaggagatgttttatgttgtcatgatgacattaaGTAGCAGCAGGGacatcatcaccctacgagcGGCTGTCAGGAACCATGGTAGGTGACGcgactgtcagagatcgtggtaggtgatcatgtagaatgatcgtgggaagtgacttgctatcacttcatcttgtcttctcactctgcaggtgacaagatgtgggccatggctgcttgttgtgattgcgtgtaagactcgttttactttaattgaccatccagacgatttatatccggatggctcatgctgattatccggatgtgttgtggagactatccggatgtctacgctctgccagcgtcgtttgctcttccttggataggagagaagctgaaacgtcgtttgcctttccttgaggcggtccggataggataactgcaccatgcatatccttaggggaatccagatgatgatggtccggctgataacacgtgtcacgcgtcaccatgagctgcgtgccacgtgtttcccaaggggaggggtccctacacttGGCATATCATGTCTATATCCTGTGTCTGTTTCCATGGAACGTAGTCCAGCATTTGAAACTTATAATGTTAATACCCATAGTCTTGTTGTTTAATGGTCCTCTATATTTGGCATAAACCGCTTTGACATAAACATATTTATTTCAAGGTCCTCTGTATTTCACATAAATTGCTCCCCCATAATGTATATTTAATGCATTTTCTAAAGGCTGTCAGGAAGGATAATAAGCAGCGATTTAGCCTCCTAGAAGAAAATGGGGAGCTTTTGATTCGGGCAAACCAAGGGCACACAGTAACGGTGATTCCTCTATTAAACCAAATTTGTTCTTTTATAGGGTTTATAGTTTGCTAGAAATTGTTTGAAACTAGCTTACAGTTTATTGTGAGCATGTGTCTATAGATTTGAAAACATCCCTTCATATCCTTTGAACTTTCctataaatttttcataaattttaattgaacTCCATTGTTATGGATCTCTTCTAGGCAGTAAAGTTCAATGCTGTTTTCTACACTTATTTCAGCTTTGACTCTGTACTTGACCAGTTGGTTATTGGTTGATTACAAATTAGTTATGATTGAAGGGTAGTTGGCCTCATCATTCAAGTGTGCTTGCTATCCTACTTTACccgttaaaaaaaattcatctattGTGCTTGCTCCATGTGTCAgactatttttatcattttatgtgTGTGAAGCTGCATTCAGAATGGAAAATCATGAGTTGTACTCACTATAACTCATATCAGATCATAAGTTTAGAACCATTTTACGTCACAGGGATGttaaatataagtttgaaaCAAAACACTGACCCACCCTTCTGCATAACAACCTACTTTTTTCCATGCAGCAGAAAATCCTAAGTAATAGGACACCGCCTTATCTGAGTGCCCAATTCTGAAAGAACTTTTGTAACACCTTTTTTCTAAATAGGAAacaagactttgttttataacagatccaaattaaaaagaaaaagggaaaatcaaCCATGTACAAATGAGGACCAAGTGTCCAATGTGAAAAGATTAAAAGAATAGATGTCAATGCAAAGGCAACCCAAAAACTAAATTCAAAACAGATGCTCACTGGTAGCTTCCCCTCAGAAGCTTTTGGGAATTTTTaacattgattttaaaaatgccACCCTGTTAACTTACACTTACTTTGAAcaaatagatttatttattttcatggtTATTGAAATGTCTAGTGTTGTCCCTACAATTGCTCTGTCAGGTACTAGGCACTTTCTTAATGTACATATACTACTAGTTAGTTACTAATGTTGCGGTCCTCTCAATAATCATTCATCTTCAAGTCCTTGATATTGTCCTTACGTAGTCAGTCTAGTCTTAATTGATGCCATTATACTGAACTAGATAAGTAGTTTTAATCTTAAGCTCTTAGCAGTTTAATTGATTCACTTGAAAATCATACTtggttttaattaattcactCAAAATTGTTTATTTCACTGGATTACATTATCACATATCTGACTGAATTAATCATCAAATGAATTGAATGAAGAATTTTAGAACTATATGTTTATACTTAGGATTTTGCTTCTGTGTACtgataaataaattatcttcagagaaatcaaattttgaacaTTGGGACGTAAAAAGTGATACTGGTTTTGTTTGGAATGATGACATtgcacaaattttaattatttacctTGATCTATCAATATGTTAATACTGATGCTCTTTTTCTTTGTCATATGTTATTAGCCTAACATGGAATCTTGATGtttcttctttgatttgttCATGCTTTGTATTGTTGGATGGAGCATTTAATTAAGTTTGCATGATATCAACAATTCATATGGATTCTTATGTGCACTTAGCAGATAGTTGAATCTGAAAGCTTGCTAAAACCAATCCTTTCGGCTGAAGAAGTTACTGGTATGTACATTTGcatatgaatttttttgtattttgaagTTAGAATCTCAAGAGTTCTATATTATGTTTTGAGTATGTCTttgtttttctatattttgctTCCCTGTAATATGTAGTGTGTGTCCATGGAAGCTATAAGAGGAATCTGGAATCAATTTTGGAGTCTGGTCTCAAACGCATGAAGAGATTGCATGTTCACTTCTCATGTGGCTTGCCAATGGATGGGGAAGTAATTAGTGGTATGATATCCAAAGAAATCTCTATGTAATCATTTTACCATTCATGATACTGTTTTCTGAAACAATCCCAATGCTGTGGCCTCTGGCATCCTTTAATCATTTGTATTATTTTCCAGCATGATTAACGAACCAGAAGAAGAGAGGAGGGGAATAGGGTGTGTGATGGGGTGGGAATAGATAGATCAATGCTA contains:
- the LOC132252505 gene encoding uncharacterized protein LOC132252505 produces the protein MWASVTGNGIRFLRYCYVCLPPVTPTPSSLSLLTRFGALVSMENNSAKSSSFSAFAHSSRSGGRGRGGTMRDDRERSRGRGGGGGGSGKDKIDALGRLLTRILRHMASELNLNMRSDGYIRVEDLLKLNMKTFANIPLRSHTIDDIREAVRKDNKQRFSLLEENGELLIRANQGHTVTIVESESLLKPILSAEEVTVCVHGSYKRNLESILESGLKRMKRLHVHFSCGLPMDGEVISGMRRDVNLLIFLDVRKALEDGMKLYISDNKVILTEGFDGVVPVKYFEKIESWPDRQTIPF